One window of Archangium lipolyticum genomic DNA carries:
- a CDS encoding helix-turn-helix transcriptional regulator, whose amino-acid sequence MGRGRAAEKSISYTGMSTNTVPGSELSLGDFLRDRRARLSPGPGVQGRRRTPGLRREEVATRAGVSVTWYTWLEQGRGGPPSDDALERIARALELDAAGREVLFLLARQRPPPLHPAAPPSVTPSLQRVLDALPTSPAYVKTPTWDIVAWNAAALAVLADYASMPVRERNVLRRLFGGPAVRASLPDWEEHARFALSVFRIDVARAGGGSEAAALVAELQSTSADFRRLWAENDVRNHGAGLKRLHHSVAGPITLEYSAFAVDGVDGLDMVVFTPATPADARAIELLLSRGQLSA is encoded by the coding sequence ATGGGGCGCGGCCGCGCGGCGGAAAAGTCGATATCTTATACAGGTATGAGCACTAACACCGTGCCGGGTTCGGAACTCTCCTTGGGCGACTTCCTCCGCGATCGTCGGGCGCGCTTGTCACCAGGACCAGGCGTTCAGGGCCGGCGTCGAACGCCGGGGCTCAGGCGGGAGGAGGTGGCGACGCGGGCAGGCGTCAGCGTCACCTGGTACACGTGGCTCGAGCAGGGGCGTGGAGGCCCCCCTTCAGACGATGCGCTGGAGCGAATCGCCCGCGCACTGGAGCTCGACGCGGCGGGCCGCGAGGTCCTGTTCCTGCTCGCCCGGCAGCGGCCACCGCCGCTCCATCCAGCCGCGCCGCCTTCGGTCACGCCCTCCTTGCAGCGCGTGCTCGACGCCCTGCCGACCAGCCCCGCCTATGTGAAGACGCCGACGTGGGACATCGTGGCCTGGAACGCGGCGGCACTCGCGGTGCTGGCCGACTACGCCTCAATGCCGGTCCGCGAGCGCAACGTGCTCAGGCGCCTGTTCGGCGGCCCGGCCGTGCGCGCCTCGCTGCCGGATTGGGAGGAGCATGCGCGCTTCGCGCTCTCGGTCTTCCGCATCGATGTCGCGCGCGCGGGAGGTGGCTCCGAAGCCGCCGCGCTCGTGGCCGAGCTCCAGTCAACCAGCGCCGACTTCCGCCGGCTCTGGGCTGAGAACGACGTGCGCAACCATGGGGCAGGCCTGAAGCGCCTCCACCATTCCGTGGCTGGACCGATCACGCTCGAGTACTCGGCCTTCGCCGTCGATGGCGTGGACGGGTTGGACATGGTCGTCTTCACGCCCGCCACACCGGCCGATGCTCGGGCGATAGAGCTCCTTCTCTCGCGCGGACAGCTGTCCGCCTGA